From the Leptospira perdikensis genome, the window AAAGTTTCAAAATATTGGCAGACAATGCAATATCTCGTTTGATCATTTCTGCAATGGTTCCAATACTTGAATTGGGTTTGTCAATGGCATCTTGAATGTCTTTAATTGCTTTTGGGAATGTTGGTAAATTATCAATTTGAGAAACGATATCATCAATTTTTTCCAACTGTTGGCTTTCTTTAGAAACCTTAGAAGGAATATCGATCATAAAAACAGTTTTGTTTTCTCCAGATTCAAACTTAAAGGCAGAATCCCCCAACCCATCGTTACGTAACATCATGAGAGTCATAATCAAACCAAGGCCAGCACCTTCTTGATCACTTGACATATCCATAAATGCTTCTGCTAAATCGTTATAAGTTTTTGCCTTATCAATCCTTTCTTTGATTCGTGTTGATTCTGCAGATGTCAGTTGCACATTGTTCATGATACGTATGCGCATCAAACTTTTGTTATGAATGAATGAAACAAAAACTCCAAAATTATTTCTCTGGAGTGATTCTTCTATTGTATCACGGTTTTCCAGGTAAGTTTTTTTGAACTCGGCAATCCCCGCTTCATACTCAGCTTCATTTTCTATATTACTAGCTCTGTTTTTGAAAAAAACTCGTTTGGCATTTGCTTTGATTGCATTTGTAACAGTTTCTTTTACCGCTGCAAGCACCGAATCTCTAACAATGATTAGATCAAGTTGTAACAAAAATCGATCTAAAACCTGATATAATGTATTTTCTACTTCATCAGTAATTTGAAAGAATTTAAAATGAAATGGTGAATTCTCTAAAATTGGATGGTTGATATCATCTATGTTAGAATGAAGACCTAAGTCTTGTTTGTATTCTAATGTGACAGCCTTCGGACTTGCCATAAAACCTCAAATAGTGAAGAAGCACCAAGAGGGAATTCCCTAGACTGATATTTGTGGTGACACTTCTTTTCCATTCGACGTAAATATTTTGCTAACGCAAGCGTTTAACAATAAAATAACGATACTTAAAAAATATTGCGGTAAGTACGAAATACCTGTTACGTAAAATCACTCATTTTGCTACATTTGTGTAATAATTAATCAAAAATTTTGATCTTTGGCAAACCTAAGTTGTAACGAACGGCCAGGACTCGAATGGCCACAACCACGCTTGAGGAAACAATTAAATTCACATTGGAATTCACATCCCAAACATTCAGAACGATATACAAAACGGAGCCCACCAAACAAGCTGTAGCATAAATTTCTTTTCGAAAGATAAATGGAACTGCATTCATCAGTGTATCACGAATGACTCCGCCAAAAATTGCAGAGATCATTCCAAGAAGAGCAGATGCAAAGAAATTCACCCCGTGGTCCAAAGCAATCCGAGTTCCAAGCACCGTGTAGATTCCAATTCCTAAAGTATCAAATAAAAACAATTCGCCTTTCAGTTTTGTCAGCAAACGTGGCAAAAGGATGACAAGTAAAAAACCTAGAAATATGGCCCAAAGGATATTCTCATCACGGACCCAAGAAACAGGATAGTTCCCGAGAGTAATGTCCCTTAAAGTCCCTCCTCCAATGGCAGTGATGAAACCAGTAAAAAACACACTAAAGAGATCGTGATGGTGGTCCTTATGTTCCAAAGCAGCAAGGGCTCCAGAAATAGTAAAAACCATGATCCCGGCAAGTCCAATGTAATAAGAAAAACTAAAATCCACGGATTATCTCCTATAATTCTCATTTAGACAGAAAAAAAATGACATTGTCCCTATCTCTCAATTGTTGTATAAAGTAGCGATATGAAAACTCCTACAAGGTTTTTTAGGAATGCCATCCTGATCCCCATTTTTCTTTTTCAGGCATGTGTTCCGAGTTTGTCCAAAGGTATTTTACAATCAGTCAGTGACTTCCTCCAACTGCGTAGTTTAGCCAATGTAAACCCTTCCGGTCCTTATCACATTTCAGTGACTGTTTCTGGCCTTCTTGGTTCTGGTTTGGTCGTTGATTTAAATGCAGGTACCGAAACTAAAACAATCAATACAGACGGTTCTTATCAATTCACAACAACTCTTACAACTGGTAGTAATTTCAATGTGACAATCAGTACACAACCTACACTTCCTGTCCAAACTTGTTCCGTAAGTGGAGGAATGGGAGTGGTGGGATTTGGGGATATCAATTCCATCATTGTGAATTGTGATCCTTTACGTTATACTGTTGGAGGAACTATCACTGGCCTCGATGGAATCACTGGTCTTGTTCTCACAAACTCAGTTGATGGATCAACTCTAAGTGTTGCCGTTGCTTCTGGTTCCTTTGCCTTTACTCAGACCTATTTGGATGCAACTACGTACAATGTTTCGGTTACCACACAACCCAACCATCCCGTACAAAACTGTGTCACGACTAACGGATCCGGTACCATCGCTGGTACAAATATCACTAATATTACCATTGCTTGTACTTCCATTGCTTTTCCCATTGAAATCACAGCTGTGGGAATTGCCTCAGGAACCCTTTCCATACGAAATAATAATTCAGAACTACTGACCATTTCAACAAATGGATTACATAGATTCCCAACAAATATCATAACGAACAATACTTATAGTCTTCAGATAATCTCCACACCTGCAAACCACCAATGTATTCTTTCTGCATCTGGGGGAACGGTGACAGGAACTATTTCTGTCATTGCCAATTGTTTTAGTGTATTGGCGATGAATCCTTCCAATGGGGGAGTCCTCCAACCCACAGAAAACCTTCGTTTACAATTTTCTGATGAAATCAATGCAGGCAGTTGCACAGGATCTACAGGTACATTAAACACTACTTTAAGTATGCCGATCCAATTTGCAGTGGCCACAACTACACTTACGAACGATACCCTCATCGTTTCACCGGCGGCCACGGACAGTTGGGCGAGTGGTCACAAAACTTTAACACTCAATTGTAATAGTGTCGGTGGTTATCC encodes:
- a CDS encoding HDOD domain-containing protein, producing MASPKAVTLEYKQDLGLHSNIDDINHPILENSPFHFKFFQITDEVENTLYQVLDRFLLQLDLIIVRDSVLAAVKETVTNAIKANAKRVFFKNRASNIENEAEYEAGIAEFKKTYLENRDTIEESLQRNNFGVFVSFIHNKSLMRIRIMNNVQLTSAESTRIKERIDKAKTYNDLAEAFMDMSSDQEGAGLGLIMTLMMLRNDGLGDSAFKFESGENKTVFMIDIPSKVSKESQQLEKIDDIVSQIDNLPTFPKAIKDIQDAIDKPNSSIGTIAEMIKRDIALSANILKLSNSAAFRRGGRVESLDRAIQLIGLKELQTLLYSLGTKQMLEDKFPAFAAIWEKSNESAFYCKAIGQKMGMNKSDLSNLIAASLLHDIGEILLLSFDKQHMSQIKTYSNSREIASTISMEESAIGITHSKLGAMVGEKWSFPILYVKAMEFHHRPLVADEEYASIVFPIYLSDMMIAINAKEAKSSEIPIEILKLCKLNSKSEFDSFRTKLKEEFLTY
- a CDS encoding trimeric intracellular cation channel family protein, encoding MDFSFSYYIGLAGIMVFTISGALAALEHKDHHHDLFSVFFTGFITAIGGGTLRDITLGNYPVSWVRDENILWAIFLGFLLVILLPRLLTKLKGELFLFDTLGIGIYTVLGTRIALDHGVNFFASALLGMISAIFGGVIRDTLMNAVPFIFRKEIYATACLVGSVLYIVLNVWDVNSNVNLIVSSSVVVAIRVLAVRYNLGLPKIKIFD